A window from Podospora bellae-mahoneyi strain CBS 112042 chromosome 1 map unlocalized CBS112042p_1, whole genome shotgun sequence encodes these proteins:
- a CDS encoding uncharacterized protein (EggNog:ENOG503NTVJ; COG:A), with product MSVSDSGNSAEIDPQDVYPSTACVFVANLAEPRDDVALEAAVTRAFSRFGTVFVKIRRDHNNLPFAFARKIMETFGTVSSIEVVDDDTCERMDLPSSVLVEYSSFNSKKTFSMAVSLFPDYYIDMFDVRKRAAKSNIDRDTEFLRQYDLDRRSIYVGGLPLDATEEEMFEIFSDVGEVIKVNMVQRHNQEGALARQFCFVEFDKMETPTYAINNRDGMVLRGQHLTVQRKQSKVAKTRLATRYIGKNELTEVNKTQPHHDDQVAIRRGNFTGQIYNGPNSTANALARYNNNGPSGYNQGHQGYQGHQGYQGLQMHIDHHEPQHYQRYAGPAMPPMPYIPGDGAAVGMSGMPVHPATVSPSFAQSFPVHPPGHTPPGMMSAWPVITNNTPTRHHQAYNPNPAFALTQRRAPDRSCAQPRQNHTRYFYQPADADIVEE from the exons ATGTCTGTCAGCGATTCTGGCAACAGTGCTGAGATTGACCCCCAGGACGTCTACCCGTCCACCGCATGTGTCTTCGTCGCCAA TCTGGCTGAGCCCCGCGACGATGTCGCTCTTGAGGCCGCTGTTACGCGTGCCTTCAGTCGCTTTGGCACTGTGTTTGTCAAGATCCGCCGTGATCATAACAACTTGCCGTTTGCTTTC GCTCGCAAGATCATGGAGACTTTCGGAACGGTCAGCAGCattgaggttgttgatgacgaCACTTGCGAGCGCATGGATTTGCCCTCTTCCGTTTTGGTAGAGTACTCCAGCTTCAACTCGAAGAAAACATTCAGCATG GCCGTTTCCCTATTCCCTGACTACTACATCGACATGTTCGATGTCCGCAAGCGTGCTGCCAAGAGCAACATTGATCGTGACACTGAATTTCTCCGTCAGTACGATCTCGATCGCCGCTCCATCTACGTTGGCGGCCTTCCTCTTGAcgccaccgaggaggagatgtttGAGATCTTTTCCGATGTTGGCGAGGTCATCAAGGTGAACATGGTGCAGCGCCATAACCAAGAAG GTGCTCTTGCTCGCCAGTTTTGCTTTGTCGAGTTCGACAAGATGGAGACGCCGACTTATGCCATCAACAACCGTGATGGCATGGTCCTCCGTGGCCAGCATTTGACTGTTCAGCGCAAGCAGTCAAAGGTAGCCAAGACCCGTCTTGCGACCCGCTACATCGGCAAGAATGAGCTAACTGAGGTCAACAAGACTCAGCCTCACCACGACGACCAAGTCGCGATTCGTCGTGGTAATTTCACGGGCCAGATCTACAATGGCCCCAACAGCACAGCCAATGCTTTGGCCCGCTATAACAACAACGGCCCTTCTGGATACAACCAGGGCCACCAGGGCTACCAGGGCCACCAGGGCTACCAGGGCCTCCAGATGCACATCGACCACCACGAGCCCCAGCATTACCAGCGCTACGCAGGCCCCGCCATGCCCCCAATGCCGTACATCCCCGGCGATGGCGCTGCGGTTGGCATGAGCGGAATGCCTGTCCACCCGGCGACTGTGTCGCCCAGCTTTGCCCAGAGCTTCCCGGTCCACCCCCCGGGACACACCCCTCCTGGCATGATGAGCGCTTGGCcggtcatcaccaacaacaccccgacccgccatcaccaggcgtacaaccccaacccggCCTTCGCGCTGACCCAGCGGCGCGCTCCCGACCGGAGCTGTGCCCAGCCTCGCCAAAACCACACTCGGTACTTTTACCAGCCGGCGGACGCCGACATCGTGGAGGAGTAA
- a CDS encoding uncharacterized protein (EggNog:ENOG503P3P4; COG:C), producing MQTTRVLRYKGFWGRSMDELKRLSNIAIKMEGVTGPQGPRELFDFRTPSSIEDCKVMSDDEIGGLSTSHLDWIVAPPAGSVPASQLPSPNSPGYAKFYGNISTHLPADRPDIKRTGYAAFRTQDRPRNLFTRGLWDIDPYIYLALRVKSDGRSYFVNVQTESIVPTDLHQHRLFVKKPGEWETVLIKWNNFVRTNHGFVVEPQTEILRQKVKSIGVGLTDRIPGPFELCIERMWATNDESDADQVVDASAAVAAPEQEAPVVETKQEGDLKTKRGEKVAWGSR from the exons ATGCAGACCACACGAGTCCTCCGCTACAAAGGCTTCTGGGGCCGAAGCATGGACGAGCTCAAACGTCTTTCCAACATCG ccATAAAAATGGAAGGTGTCACCGGCCCCCAAGGTCCCCGCGAACTCTTCGACTTccgcaccccctcctccatcgaAGACTGCAAAGTCATGTCCGACGACGAAATCGGCggcctctccacctcccacctcgaCTGGATCGTCGCCCCCCCAGCCGGCTCTGTCCCCGCCTCCCAGCTCCCATCGCCCAACTCCCCCGGCTACGCCAAATTCTACGGCAATAtctccacccacctccctgcCGACCGACCAGATATCAAACGAACGGGGTATGCCGCGTTTCGAACTCAAGACCGGCCGCGTAATCTCTTTACCAGAGGACTGTGGGACATCGATCCGTACATCTACCTCGCATTGCGAGTCAAATCAGACGGGAGGAGTTACTTTGTCAATGTGCAGACAGAATCGATTGTGCCGACGGATCTACATCAGCACAGGTTGTTTGTCAAGAAGccgggggagtgggagacgGTGTTGATCAAGTGGAACAATTTCGTCAGGACGAACCACGGGTTTGTGGTTGAGCCGCAGACGGAGATCTTGAGGCAAAAGGTTAAGAGTATTGGGGTGGGGTTGACGGATAGGATACCGGGGCCGTTTGAGCTTTGTATTGAGAGGATGTGGGCGACGAATGACGAGAGCGATGCGGATCAGGTGGTGGATGCTtctgctgccgttgctgcgCCGGAACAGGaggcgccggtggtggagacgaaacaggagggggatttgaagacgaagaggggggagaaggttgctTGGGGGAGTCGGTAG
- a CDS encoding uncharacterized protein (EggNog:ENOG503Q474): MAFVSFSHSGKVEHTANMANDTLLTDDYVAGLLAKEASDASIKYSSVGLEAFRSSKPANKAKPNTNFLGRIIKETANHNKALLAKEAAEAQARLNHHTEVEERKRQRLNPTKSDIRRRQLGAISSILQGRKEGESSHTKSNRDSTKERRSDRKGRHSASTKTEPFQSRESKHGDEKDRERSHRRVDDDTKRSHHQRHERSRSRSPGHRERRERRYRDRSPLSSEPEDNHRHHSRPHGRRSGKDGRDRGSHSHRRHEHDERNEKDQSRSSRHSRPHRHVDEEDSDPLDELIGPAPPSQTSEPPVRVRGRGAGAPRRGAAAMDSRFAKDYDPKNDVPLDDILKQDTSSSNTWDSAVELFRDRQKWKQQGADRLRAAGFTEEQIKKWERGGKESEKDMFDSVKYTKKGEQREWDRGKSHSNSDMDLE, encoded by the exons ATGGCCTTCGTCAGCTTTTCGCATTCTGGAAAGGTTGAACACACGGCAAACATGGCAAACGATACCTTACTCACAGATGACTATGTGGCGGGCTTGTTGGCAAAGGAAGCCAGCGATGCCTCCATCAAATACTCGTCAGTCGGTCTCGAAGCTTTCCGATCTTCCAA GCCGGCGAACAAGGCGAAGCCCAATACCAATTTTCTCGGGCGCATAATAAAGGAGACTGCGAATCACAACAAGGCCCTCCTTGCAAAGGAAGCCGCTGAAGCCCAAGCCCGGCTCAACCACCATACCGAGGTCGAAGAGAGGAAGCGACAGCgactcaaccccaccaagtCTGACATTCGGCGCCGCCAACTTGGGGCTATATCTTCCATTTTGCAGGGTCGCAAAGAAGGCGAGAGTAGCCATACCAAAAGCAATCGAGACAGCACCAAGGAAAGGAGGAGTGACAGAAAAGGCCGCCACTCGGCCTCAACCAAGACTGAGCCTTTCCAGAGTCGCGAGTCCAAGCATGGCGACGAGAAAGATCGCGAACGGTCCCACCGAAGGGTTGACGACGACACAAAGCGCTCACATCACCAACGGCACGAAAGGTCACGGTCCCGCTCTCCTGGGCACAGAGAACGCAGAGAGCGACGATACCGGGATCGCTCCCCCCTCAGCAGCGAGCCGGAGGAcaaccatcgccatcactcCAGGCCGCATGGAAGGAGGTCAGGGAAGGACGGTAGAGACCGTGGCTCTCATTCACATAGGCGACACGAACATGACGAGCGTAACGAGAAAGATCAATCACGGTCCAGTCGGCATTCCAGGCCGCATCGCCATGTGGACGAAGAGGACTCCGATCCCCTGGACGAGCTGATAGGCCCAgcacctccctctcaaacGTCGGAGCCGCCGGTTCGTgtccgaggaagaggcgCCGGTGCTCCTAGAAGGGGCGCCGCGGCGATGGATAGCCGGTTTGCGAAGGACTACGATCCGAAGAACGATGTGCCGCTGGATGACATCCTTAAGCAGGACAcgtccagcagcaacacctgGGATTCGGCCGTGGAGTTGTTCCGGGACAGGCAGAAGTGGAAGCAACAGGGTGCTGACAGACTGCGGGCTGCCGGGTTCACAGAGGAACAGATCAAAaagtgggaaagggggggcaAGGAAAGTGAAAAGGACATGTTTGACTCGGTCAAGTACACCAAGAAGGGTGAGCAGAGGGAATGGGATAGGGGGAAGAGCCACAGCAATTCGGATATGGATTTGGAGTAA
- a CDS encoding uncharacterized protein (EggNog:ENOG503PDDP; COG:L), whose protein sequence is MNGAAHQTVKTTMAAVQLEADAIGGELRRIRDALRDYLDDKILLHNRKVKGPTTKGGREFMEDILGCLDRVSTGVDKQLSSHNTPPPARGPDTPVSYNSPASHPVLPPNGLPDDGPLRNQEQASSRQPSQPLAPSLSQPPPSQTNGSGSLAPVHHAGHPSGASRVLEPPAVSVEVPSKPNTPPTHNSEPASPSPALANQHPHQSQQPQPDFTPRSPLSPQSQTESKDQGHTETQSRGKAQASKSQTPQDRGITLSNGAVYHEPIVQPHEASPLFDCMYQDVNDLNEELFEQYSNHPVVKDRGYFKLQVRELPPLQVRKVERPSKDHATSFRYLADKQGLVKVDTGKKKRFTPPHLPFPVSAKTQWTLQEQKELWNTSAANPPKGTRGYIIGNPLFDDIELHPGNRLKSRGRTILEGINTQYVYFNLEGLTITTMHREDAHVRSENLLRSGQHKFWCFVKPAFSDRLEERMAAAYPEMRRCSQAVRHLSRHIPPAKLDEWGIEYTLDYCIPGQAVVTEPGTYHQVLNLGPNYALAVNVEYMSSPEDPPNYRFCDRNCPDPFAMKATDFGIYGDPNCLAAQEEQARLSGERPDQEEQARMAARSSMFQSAPEQPSPPSQSPLAAPQLTQSVTPPPEHSSSAVCEPSQSGLVRPEALVQRREPSSQPLAEPKVHTFQGFQPPRESSLGSVLRLPSEAGMATPSQTVKQLDPSPQPPAAPPPVAVEPATRTSEPRLSQPPSEPAPGWDNAVFRAEQQDLAPRSQLLRHPNTFLDASGQPFQTTHQAAPFSHHHNLPLLPPPRQASSEPLRKTARLVHNRRPAPTEPLSPRSAKRQRVMEYLRFEDPFGVDPEPEMPPSYFTHASSSLATLLRSCQDDVYNNIQPQQVSGRPGFDRLARLISDWRRCVREQNPTPLGLDLVTNLDRVAGEEPELNTFLGRFCKMKLAEWLDAKTEEQERARPAFQPAQQDATDLLLQELGWAEAERHTLNDYIREGKCWKTICGAYGGLLCVIPPDPAFQQLALFQDQVLMFHHQLNDPFLRAMCAVGKTLQGCIWESRELPAFVFESEDTIALSTEELGPMLKQYKYITANVFNPHAPYEWPKPVGWKASWHWPVDPTAVLHEKWCNVCKKKKSCRCHARFVPAIPRVSIDGSKGNGVRVMGMFRANDIIGEMLGELVPPGAIPNREWTMEFRRPDLDDVVVAELYSKEQGNWARVVRHSAHPSCEISIRKMEGKWRMLIVASRQLFDGEEITVKYGRGYHRNQAYGIVEGF, encoded by the coding sequence ATGAATGGGGCAGCGCACCAGACGGTGAAGACGACAATGGCCGCCGTGCAGCTCGAGGCCGACGCGATCGGCGGCGAGTTGCGCCGGATCCGAGATGCTCTGAGAGACTATCTCGACGATAAGATCCTTTTGCACAACCGCAAAGTCAAAGGCCCGACAACGAAAGGCGGACGGGAGTTTATGGAAGACATCTTGGGCTGTCTCGACCGAGTGTCCACAGGTGTCGATAAGCAGCTCTCATCACACAACACGCCTCCGCCGGCCAGAGGCCCCGATACTCCGGTATCTTACAACTCACCAGCTTCCCATCCAGTTTTGCCACCGAACGGGCTACCAGATGATGGACCGCTGAGAAACCAGGAACAGGCATCCTCACGACAGCCTTCACAACCTCTCGCGCCATCACTATCGCAACCCCCTCCGTCCCAGACCAATGGGAGCGGCAGTCTCGCTCCTGTCCACCATGCGGGACACCCATCTGGAGCCTCACGGGTACTCGAACCTCCGGCTGTGTCGGTGGAAGTACCCTCTAAGCCGAATACACCACCGACCCATAACTCAGAGCCtgcatcaccatcacctgCCTTGGCGAATCAGCATCCTCATCAGTcacaacagccacagccagaTTTCACCCCTCGGAGTCCATTGAGCCCTCAAAGTCAGACGGAGAGTAAGGATCAAGGTCATACTGAGACACAGTCGCGAGGCAAAGCTCAGGCCAGCAAGAGTCAGACGCCACAGGACCGAGGCATCACGTTGTCAAACGGAGCCGTCTATCATGAACCCATCGTACAGCCACACGAGGCCTCACCCCTCTTTGACTGCATGTACCAGGACGTCAACGACTTGAACGAGGAGCTCTTCGAACAGTACTCAAATCACCCCGTCGTCAAGGACAGGGGGTATTTCAAGCTCCAGGTCAGGGAGTTGCCTCCGCTCCAGGTACGAAAGGTTGAGCGCCCGAGCAAAGACCACGCAACCTCGTTCCGCTATCTGGCCGACAAGCAGGGACTAGTCAAGGTCGACACGGGCAAGAAGAAACGGTTCACGCCTCCGCATCTTCCATTTCCTGTTTCGGCAAAGACGCAGTGGACTTTACAGGAACAAAAGGAGCTCTGGAACACCTCGGCGGCGAACCCTCCCAAGGGCACACGGGGTTACATCATTGGCAACCCGCTGTTCGATGACATCGAGCTCCATCCTGGCAACAGGCTCAAATCGAGAGGCCGGACCATTCTCGAAGGCATCAACACACAATATGTGTACTTCAATTTGGAAGGACTAACTATCACCACTATGCATCGAGAAGATGCTCATGTGAGGTCGGAGAATCTCCTCCGGTCAGGCCAGCACAAGTTCTGGTGCTTTGTCAAGCCAGCCTTCTCAGACAGattggaggagaggatggcggccGCGTATCCCGAGATGCGCCGATGCTCGCAGGCCGTCCGTCACCTCAGTCGCCACATCCCACCAGCCAAACTGGATGAATGGGGCATCGAGTACACTCTCGATTACTGCATCCCCGGCCAAGCGGTGGTCACAGAACCTGGGACGTACCATCAGGTACTGAACCTGGGTCCGAACTATGCTCTGGCGGTCAATGTTGAGTACATGTCATCCCCCGAGGACCCTCCGAACTACCGTTTCTGTGACAGGAACTGCCCCGACCCGTTTGCCATGAAGGCTACCGACTTTGGCATATACGGTGATCCCAATTGCCTGGCGGCGCAGGAGGAACAAGCCAGACTCTCTGGAGAGAGGCCAGACCAAGAGGAACAGGCCAGGATGGCAGCACGGTCGTCCATGTTTCAGTCTGCCCCAGAGCagccgtcaccaccatctcaatCACCCCTAGCTGCACCCCAACTGACGCAATCTGTCACCCCGCCGCCAGAGCATAGCTCCTCTGCCGTCTGTGAGCCATCTCAATCCGGCTTGGTACGGCCGGAAGCACTTGTACAACGCCGCGAGCCGTCAAGCCAGCCGTTGGCGGAGCCCAAGGTGCATACGTTTCAAGGTTTCCAACCTCCGCGAGAGAGCAGTCTCGGCTCGGTCCTTCGGTTACCGTCAGAGGCGGGGATGGCGACTCCGTCTCAAACGGTTAAGCAACTCGACCCATCGCCACAGCCCCCAGCGGCCCCGCCGCCGGTAGCCGTTGAACCTGCCACAAGGACATCGGAGCCACGTCTATCACAACCTCCATCCGAACCAGCTCCTGGGTGGGATAATGCCGTGTTCCGCGCAGAACAACAAGACCTAGCACCTCGCTCACAGCTCCTGCGCCATCCAAACACTTTCCTAGACGCCTCTGGACAACCCTTCCAGACCACCCATCAGGCTGCCCCTTTCTCACATCATCATAACCTCCCCTTGCTCCCTCCACCGCGACAAGCAAGCTCAGAGCCGCTTCGGAAAACCGCAAGGCTTGTTCATAACAGAAGACCTGCACCGACGGAACCGCTATCCCCTCGCTCGGCAAAGAGACAGCGCGTGATGGAGTACTTGCGTTTTGAGGATCCCTTCGGGGTAGATCCGGAGCCAGAGATGCCTCCGAGCTACTTCACTCATGCCAGTTCAAGTCTTGCAACGCTACTTCGCTCATGTCAAGATGACGTGTACAACAACATTCAGCCGCAGCAGGTGTCTGGAAGACCTGGCTTTGACCGGCTGGCGCGGCTCATCAGTGACTGGAGACGTTGTGTGCGAGAACAGAACCCGACGCCGTTGGGCTTAGACCTtgtcaccaacctcgaccgCGTTGCCGGGGAGGAGCCTGAGCTGAACACGTTTCTTGGTCGGTTCTGCAAAATGAAGCTCGCAGAATGGCTCGATGCCAAAACTGAAGAGCAGGAACGAGCTAGGCCGGCCTTCCAGCCGGCACAGCAAGATGCTACTGATCTCTTGCTCCAAGAGCTTGGCTGGGCCGAAGCTGAGAGGCACACGCTGAACGACTACATCCGAGAGGGCAAGTGCTGGAAGACAATCTGCGGAGCCTACGGCGGCCTTCTCTGCGTCATTCCACCCGATCCAGCCTTTCAGCAGCTGGCTCTCTTTCAGGACCAGGTGCTGATGTTTCACCATCAGCTCAACGACCCGTTCCTTCGCGCTATGTGCGCCGTAGGCAAGACCCTACAAGGCTGCATCTGGGAGAGCCGCGAACTGCCCGCCTTTGTTTTCGAGTCTGAAGACACCATTGCCCTCTCgaccgaggagctggggccGATGCTCAAGCAGTACAAATACATCACGGCTAACGTCTTCAACCCTCATGCGCCATACGAATGGCCAAAGCCAGTGGGCTGGAAGGCGTCTTGGCACTGGCCGGTGGACCCGACAGCTGTGCTCCATGAGAAGTGGTGCAACGTCtgtaagaagaagaagtcatGTCGTTGTCACGCGAGGTTTGTACCAGCCATCCCACGGGTGTCGATTGACGGGAGCAAGGGCAACGGGGTGCGTGTTATGGGAATGTTTAGAGCTAATGACATCATCGGCGAGATGCTGGGCGAGCTGGTGCCTCCCGGAGCGATCCCTAATCGGGAGTGGACGATGGAATTTCGGCGTCCGGATCTTGACGATGTTGTCGTGGCTGAGCTCTACTCCAAGGAGCAGGGCAACTGGGCGCGGGTTGTGAGGCATTCCGCCCATCCTTCCTGCGAGATTTCCATCAGGAAGATGGAAGGCAAGTGGAGGATGCTGATTGTTGCCAGCAGGCAGCTGTTTGACGGTGAAGAGATAACTGTCAAATACGGTCGTGGGTATCACAGGAACCAGGCCTATGGCATTGTTGAAGGGTTCTGA